The genomic region GATAAAAAAAGTTATTTCGTACATACACTTAATGGTTCAGGGCTTGCAGTAGGTAGAACATTACTTGCTATAATGGAAAATTATCAACAAGAAGATGGAAGTATTAAAATACCAGACGTTTTAGTCCCTTATATGGGTGGTGTAACAGAAATTAGATAAGAGGTAAAAATGAGAATATTAAAGTTATTAATATTTATAATCGTATCTATATTTTTGGTAATATTTTTAGAATTTTCTGGATTGGTTTATCATAATAATATACTAGCCTCTAAATATGAAACTCATGGTATAGATATATCTCATCATCAAGTTAGACTTAATTGGAGTTTAATTGATAAAAAATATAAATTTGTACTGATGAAAGCAACTGAGGGTAAAGATTTTTTAGATACAGATTTCTTATACAATTGGAATAAATCTCAACTAAGTGGATTTAGGGTAGGAGCTTATCATTTTTTCACGATGTATTCAACTGGAGAAGAACAGGCTAATTTCTATATATCTAAAGTTCCAAAAGTAAAAGGAGCCTTTCCACCTATAGTAGATTTAGAAATATCAACAAAATATCCTAAAGATATAGTTAAAAAACAATTAGGAGATATGATTGATATATTAGAAGATTATTATGGTAAAAAAGTAATAATATATGTAAATAGTAGTACATATGATAAATATGTTAAAAATGAATTTCCAGATAATCCTATATGGTATAGAAATATTAAATATTATCCAGAAATACCTAACTGGGAAATATGGCAATATTCTAATAGGGGTAGAGTTAGTGGTATAGATGGATTTACAGATAGAAATGCTATGAAAGAGAAAAATATAGATGATTTTATAGAAAAATATAGAATAAAATAAATAAAGAGATTGCTTGTAAATTATAGGGCAATCTCTAATTTATTTTTTACTAATAATTTATATTTCTAGACTCATAATCTATATTTTCTTTAAGTGTATCAATATCTTTTTTTAAAACATCTAATTGATATTCTAATTCTTTTTTTTCATAATCATCATTAATTAAATCTATTTTTTCTAATGTTTCTTTGTATTCAATTTGTTTTTCTTTTAATTGTTTTCAAGGAGAAGAAAGAATTGCAGGATATGGACTTAATCCGTCTAAATACGGAATAATGGGCAGTGAGTTTGCAACTATAACTACTGCTATTGATAATAAAGGTTATTCTGTATGTTTCATATCTTGTTTAGGTAAATTATCAAGTGAGTTGTTTGTTGATTTATTTGATGAGTATTTAGAATCTCCTTCATATATTTGTACTGATTCTAACTCTATATACAATAAATATTGTGAAATTAATAATATACCTCATTATATTAAACCCTCTAATTATGATAGATTATTAGATGAATACGATTTATTTAATAAAACTAACGAACAAAAAGAAAAGATATTATTAAAGTTATATAACGATGATAAAATAGATAAAATCTTAAATAAAGGTAGATTAAATTATTTAGAATTTAAAGAATTAAAATCTAAAAATAGATTAAGCCTTGCAAGAGTTAATGAACTACATAATGAGAT from Pseudostreptobacillus hongkongensis harbors:
- a CDS encoding GH25 family lysozyme; the encoded protein is MRILKLLIFIIVSIFLVIFLEFSGLVYHNNILASKYETHGIDISHHQVRLNWSLIDKKYKFVLMKATEGKDFLDTDFLYNWNKSQLSGFRVGAYHFFTMYSTGEEQANFYISKVPKVKGAFPPIVDLEISTKYPKDIVKKQLGDMIDILEDYYGKKVIIYVNSSTYDKYVKNEFPDNPIWYRNIKYYPEIPNWEIWQYSNRGRVSGIDGFTDRNAMKEKNIDDFIEKYRIK